The sequence GTTTAAGGTTGGGCTATGCAGTTGGAAGGGAGGAGATAATTGCCGACATGAATAGAATAAGACAGCCCTTCAACGTTACCCGTCCTGCTCAGGTAGGTGGAGCCGCAGCCCTTGACGATAGAATGTTTATAAAGCACTCACAGGTTGTAAATGAGGAGGGTAAGAAGTACCTCTACAACGAGTTTGAAAAGTTAGGTCTTGAGTACGTTCCAACCTATGCCAACTTTATCCTTGTGAAGGTCGGATTTCCAAGCAGGGAAGTTTTCAACAGGCTTTTGAGGAAGGGGGTTATTGTAAGGGCAATGGACGGTTACGGTTTTAACGACCACATAAGAGTAACTGTTGGAACGATGAGGGAAAATATATTTTTTATTAATAAACTAAAGGAAGTTCTTGAGGAACTGAAGGACGAACTATCATGAGAAAACTACTATTGTTGGTAGCTTTTCCTCTTCTACTCTCTCCCTTTGGATGTTCGTGTAAGTGGCAGACAAAGGTTGAGAAGCAGGTTCTAAAGGTTACAGGGGGAAGGTTTACAGTCAAGGTTTACGACGGGGGGAGGTTGGTTGCCCAGTACAAAGGAAAGGGATACGTTTGGTTTGAGGAGACGAAAAACGAAAAGAGACACACCGGTGTTGTGACGTTTAAGGATGAGAACGGTCACATTGTAAGGGTTGGAGCCTTTGGAGGAGTTGTTATAGTAGAGTACGAGTAGGAGGAGGATTGAAAGTAGCTCACATATCCGACAGCCACTTAGGTTACCTTCAGTACAGGTTGGTTGATAGGAGAAACGACTTCCTTAAGGCTTTTAAGCAGGCCGTTGAAAGGGCCATAGATGAGAGAGTTGACCTCATAATTCACACCGGAGACCTGTTTGAAACGTTTCACCCCGACGTATCAACAATCTCTGAGGCAATTTCTGTCTTTAAAGAAATAAAGGATACAGGTATTCCCGTTTTTGCAATTACAGGAAACCACGACAGGGTTCTGAGAAGAGGTTACTCTCCTCCTCATAGAATATTGAAGGACCTTGATTTAATTACCCTTATTGACCCTATTGGAAGCCTTGAGTATAACGGTGTTTTTATTGCAGGAATGAGGTACTTCCCGAGAACATATATGAAGAGTATTAAGGAAAGATTCTTTTCGGAGTTCTCCGAAAAAGCTCAAAAATCCGACTTTTCAATCTTTATGTTCCACCAGGGTTTAGACCAGTACCTCTACTACGACTATGCTTACGAGCTCAACATCTCTGACCTTCCAGATGGGTTTGACTACTACGCTGGAGGCCACGTTCACTCCTTTATAAGAACAGAGTTTAGGGGAGGAGTTCTTTCTTACGCCGGTTCAACGGAGTTTCGCTCAAAGAGGGAAGTTAAGGGTGGAAGGAGGGGATTCAACATATTTAACTTGGAAACTAAAGAGCTCCAGAGGGTAGAACTTTCAAATTTGAGGGAGTTTTTCGTAGTTGAAACTGACGAAGAGAGAGCTCCAAACGACCTCAAAGAGCTATTAGAGAAGGTAAAGTCCTGCAGTGAAAAGCCGGTTGTTTTGATTGACTACACGTACGAAAAGTTAGATATCTACTCGTTGGATAGTCTAATAAGGGAAATAAAGAGAAACTCACTCTATTTGAGGGTTTCGGAGAACAAAAAGATAAGAGAGAGTTCCTACGTTCCGGTGGATACGAGTAAATCCTACAGCGAAATTTACGAGGAGTTTATGAAGGAAAAGGGAGCTCCCGAAGAGGTTTTAGCTTTAGGAAAGCAGATAGTTGAAGGTAACGTAGAGGATGTTCCCCAAATTGTAGAGGGCTTTTTGAAGGAGTTTTTAGGAGAAACGTTTAATGAATTTAAAAAGTTTTCTGAGACCAAGTAGCATTTTAGACCTCCTCTTCCCCTCTTTCTGCTCCGTCTGTGGTTCCTTCTTGATAGGTGAACATAAGTTTGTTTCGTGCTTACCCTGCTGGAAAGAGAATTTTAAAGTATACGAAGGAGAAAAGTGCATCAACTGTGGATTTCCCCTTGAATTTCTACCGGGGGTAAACGGCCTGTGTAGAAGGTGTCTTGAGAGAAGAAGGGAATTTTACTTTGACGGCGTTGAATTTTTTACACTCTACTCTGGTCTTCCTGAGGTTGCACTAAAGGAGCTAAAGTTTTCAAAGGTTAGACCGATTGCCTACGAAGTCGGTAGGGAAATTTCAGAGGATTTACTGGAGAAAATAGAAAAGTGGAAAGTGGATACAGTTATTCCTGTTCCCATTGGAAGTGGGAGATTAAGAGAAAGAGGATTCAATCAGACCGAGGAAATTCTAAAGGGAGCTAAAGTTGAATTTAAAATAGCAGTGGAAAAGGAATTTGAAACAAGGAGGCAGTCGGAGCTCTCAAAAGAGGAGAGGATTGAGAATGTTAAAGGACTTTTTAGGGTTAGGAAAAATTTGAAGAGAGAAGTTTTCGCAAAGAGGGTTCTTGTATTTGACGACGTATTTACAACAGGCTCAACGGTTAACGAAATTTCAAAGGTCTTGAAGGAGAGCGGAGCTCTGTCAGTTTTCGTCTATACCGTATGCTATACACCTCTTCACTGATAGTAGATGCAGGCAACTTTACGGTTTTTGATTTCCTTCAGTTCAACCTTATAGTTTAAACACTCGTTTTTCCTTTTGTAGCACCTTGGGTAAAAAGGACATCCTTTATTTATCGATAATTCCTCAACATTTGGATAAGTTCTTTTACTTCCCGGAACCGACGAGAGCAGGAGCTCTGTATAGGGATGTTTAGGGTCCTCAAGAACATCCTCTGTTCTTCCCTCCTCCAAGATGTAGCCCTTGTACATAACAGCAACCCTATCACTTACTGCCTTAACAACCGGAATTGAGTGAGTTATGAACAGGTATGCCATACCGAGCTCCCTCTGGAGCTCCAAAAAGAGGTTCACAACCTGAGCCTGAACGGAAACATCAAGAGCAGACGTCGGCTCGTCTGCTACGATAACTTCAGGATTTAGAGCAACAGCCCTTGCAATGGCTACCCTCTGTTTTTGCCCTCCTGAAAGCTGGTGAGGATACTTATCGAGAGTTTCTGAGTTAAGCCCTACCCTTTCAAGGAGCTCTAAAGCCTTTTCCCTTAGGTCCCTCTTCTTGGTCAATATTTTATTTATCTTCAAACCCTCTGTAACAATTTCCCAGATTCTCATTCTCGGGTTGAGTGAGCTCTGAGGATTCTGAAAAACTGCCTGAACGTTGACCCTGTAATTTTTATATTCCTTTCCCTTTAAGGTTGATATGTCCTTCCCCTTGAAAAGGACTCTTCCTTCTGTTGGGTTCTCTATGTCAAGGAGAACCTTCCCTAACGTTGATTTTCCGCTTCCGCTCTCCCCTATAAGTCCTAATGTCTCTCCCTTTCTTATCTCTACAGAAATGCCGTTGAGAGCTCCAAACCACTCTTTAACTTTTCCGAAAAAATCCCTCTTTACGGGATAGAGCTTAAAGACGTTTTCCGCCCTTAAAACTTCAGTAGGAGTGCTCTTCATCTGGAAACTTTCCTTCCTTAACTTCCTCTATAAACTTTCTGACAGCGGATTTAGCTTCCCTTCCAAGTTCTGCGTACCTCTTAACAAACTTCGGTTTGAACTCCTCAAACAGACCTACAAGGTCGTGAAAGACCAAAACCTGACCGTTACAGTACCTCCCCGCTCCAATTCCTATAGTAGGAATGGAGAGGCTTTCCGTTATCTCCCTTGCAAGTTCCGAAGGAACCTTTTCAAGGACAACTGCAAATGCTCCTGCCTCCTCAACAGCCCTTGCATCTTCTAAGAGCTTTTTCCTCTCTTCCTCAGTTTTTCCCCTCAGCTTGTAACCCCCGTAAACATTTACACTCTGAGGTTGGAGTCCAATGTGACCTACAACAGGAATTCCGGCATTAACAAGAGCTCTAATCGTTTCAGCGATTTCAACTCCTCCCTCTATTTTTACCGCATCACATCCAGTTTCCTTAAGGGCTCTCCCGGCATTTAAAACAGCATCCCTCGTTCCGGTCTGGTAGGAAAGGAAAGGCATGTCGAATATGACGAGAGCTCTTCTCCTTCCCCTTACAACAGCCTTTGTATGGTGAATCATCTCCTCCATCGTTACAGGGATTGTTGAGGAATACCCCAAGACAACCATTCCTAAGGAATCACCTACTAAGATTCCATCAACTCCTGCCTCATCAACAATCCTTGCTGTTAAGAAGTCGTAAGCAGTTAGAACTGTTATTTTTTCCCCTTTCCTTTTTTTCTCTAAAAACTTGGCAGTAGTTATTCTTTCCATATCAATCTCCAGAACAGTTTCTTACCTCAGAAAGCCATGGAACAAAGGCCTTAATTATTTTGAGGTAACTCTTGTACCTTTCACAAGGTATTTCTCCTCTAATAACTGCCTCCCTCACTTCACATCCCTCCTCCTCTAAGTGGAGGCAGTCTGAAAACTTGCACTCGTACCTTAAAAACTCAGGGAAGTGAAGCCTTACCTCTTCCCTATCCATAAAGTTTAAAGCCTCAACTCTTGAAAATCCTGGAGCATCGCCTATAAAACCCCCTTCAAAGGGAA is a genomic window of Balnearium lithotrophicum containing:
- a CDS encoding metallophosphoesterase family protein; the protein is MKVAHISDSHLGYLQYRLVDRRNDFLKAFKQAVERAIDERVDLIIHTGDLFETFHPDVSTISEAISVFKEIKDTGIPVFAITGNHDRVLRRGYSPPHRILKDLDLITLIDPIGSLEYNGVFIAGMRYFPRTYMKSIKERFFSEFSEKAQKSDFSIFMFHQGLDQYLYYDYAYELNISDLPDGFDYYAGGHVHSFIRTEFRGGVLSYAGSTEFRSKREVKGGRRGFNIFNLETKELQRVELSNLREFFVVETDEERAPNDLKELLEKVKSCSEKPVVLIDYTYEKLDIYSLDSLIREIKRNSLYLRVSENKKIRESSYVPVDTSKSYSEIYEEFMKEKGAPEEVLALGKQIVEGNVEDVPQIVEGFLKEFLGETFNEFKKFSETK
- a CDS encoding ComF family protein; the encoded protein is MNLKSFLRPSSILDLLFPSFCSVCGSFLIGEHKFVSCLPCWKENFKVYEGEKCINCGFPLEFLPGVNGLCRRCLERRREFYFDGVEFFTLYSGLPEVALKELKFSKVRPIAYEVGREISEDLLEKIEKWKVDTVIPVPIGSGRLRERGFNQTEEILKGAKVEFKIAVEKEFETRRQSELSKEERIENVKGLFRVRKNLKREVFAKRVLVFDDVFTTGSTVNEISKVLKESGALSVFVYTVCYTPLH
- a CDS encoding ABC transporter ATP-binding protein, with the translated sequence MKSTPTEVLRAENVFKLYPVKRDFFGKVKEWFGALNGISVEIRKGETLGLIGESGSGKSTLGKVLLDIENPTEGRVLFKGKDISTLKGKEYKNYRVNVQAVFQNPQSSLNPRMRIWEIVTEGLKINKILTKKRDLREKALELLERVGLNSETLDKYPHQLSGGQKQRVAIARAVALNPEVIVADEPTSALDVSVQAQVVNLFLELQRELGMAYLFITHSIPVVKAVSDRVAVMYKGYILEEGRTEDVLEDPKHPYTELLLSSVPGSKRTYPNVEELSINKGCPFYPRCYKRKNECLNYKVELKEIKNRKVACIYYQ
- the panB gene encoding 3-methyl-2-oxobutanoate hydroxymethyltransferase; this encodes MERITTAKFLEKKRKGEKITVLTAYDFLTARIVDEAGVDGILVGDSLGMVVLGYSSTIPVTMEEMIHHTKAVVRGRRRALVIFDMPFLSYQTGTRDAVLNAGRALKETGCDAVKIEGGVEIAETIRALVNAGIPVVGHIGLQPQSVNVYGGYKLRGKTEEERKKLLEDARAVEEAGAFAVVLEKVPSELAREITESLSIPTIGIGAGRYCNGQVLVFHDLVGLFEEFKPKFVKRYAELGREAKSAVRKFIEEVKEGKFPDEEHSY